Part of the Macrobrachium nipponense isolate FS-2020 chromosome 19, ASM1510439v2, whole genome shotgun sequence genome, GTTTTAAATCTTGCTTAAGTGAAAATGATAAgtcagactatactctgtttttttccatctgtccacccgcctgtggtgtttggatatggtaacactgcatcctgggctttagatagttacgctatgtgtaagttttaggtaaataaaaggatatctgggtgtacatttgcaactgaaaagtgttttaataatttactgtatgcgaattacaccgttaatattcgaaattggatataattataattgctgaatgtaagctgaatgtaactatctaaagaacgggacgcagtattaccatacgcaaacaccacaggcgggtggacagatggaaaaaaaccgagtatagtagtGTTTTGACTGACTTGGCTCCACACATGTAAAAGCGCTGTCTTCACGAAGCTGACATTGATTTTGGAAGTATTTCGAGTGTCTGATTTTCCATCATATTAGATCACAAAACCAAGTGATTTGATTACTGAAAAGAAATCTCCATCTCCAAACGTGACGTCTTTTGGCCCCTCCACAGGTCAGAGTGGGGCAGGCAACAACTGGGCCAAGGGGCACTACACCGAGGGCGCCGAACTGGTCGATTCTGTGATCGAAATGGTGCGCAAAGAGGCCGAGAACTGCGACTGCCTCCAGGGATTCCAGCTGACCCACTCCCTCGGAGGGGGCACCGGCTCCGGCATGGGCACGCTCCTCATCTCCAAGATCCGAGAGGAATACCCAGACAGAATCATGAACACCTTCTCCGTTATGCCCAGCCCAAAGGTAGGCTTCGAGTTAAGCTGGCCTTACGTCAACGGGAATTGCTCATACCAAAGTTTGAAGCTGATTGGATGTGACTTTTCTTGCAGAAATGCAATGGCTGATCTTAAAGTGCTTTGTGAGCATTGTTTGAAATATGTTTATGTGAAGTTTCTAGTGTCTGGGTACACATATTTCAATTTTCTCACGGTGATTATAAgcccatgcatatatatatatatatatatatatatatatatatatatatatatatatatatatatatatatgtatatatagttatggaATTCCTTCATTGTTTATAAACTCATATAAGTTCCGAATATTTCTGAACTTCGTCAGTGGAGGCAGTGACGAAGTAACTGAGGTAGTTCgggatgtgtgtgtaatatatatatatatatatatatatatatatatatatatatatatatatatatatatacagtattgtaTATTTGTTCATAGTGTGCCTAGGTAAACTCCTTCATGGCTCATAGTCGTTATTCAGCGACTTCTTAATGTTATTCCTTAATAGTATGATTGTCTTTTATCACACTGACTATAAAATTCTTCCTACCTAATTTTACTGCTTAAACACTGCCTTGGGAAAAAGATTAAACTAAAGTgagaataattaaaattaaatggtCAATAAAGTCTCAGTCTGATTTAAAACTCCATGAAACGGTGCGTATTCTTTCATTCAGTTATTAAGATATAAATCTTGCTCTGAGGATTCATTACTTTCGTATAAGTACACAAAAAAATCCAATACTGCGGCAAAAACGTTGAAGGCATACTATCCCAATCTGCTTATGACATTTTCTATGTGAAgccgtttgtttacattcgttttcttcttcttcaggtttCCGACACAGTCGTGGAGCCCTACAACGCGACCCTCTCCGTCCACCAACTTGTCGAGAACACAGACGAAACTTACTGCATCGACAACGAAGCCCTCTACGACATCTGCTTCAGGACTCTCAAGCTAACCACGCCCACATACGGTGACCTGAACCACCTCGTTTCCCTCACGATGTCCGGCGTCACGACCTGCCTCCGATTCCCAGGTCAGTTGAACGCCGACCTTAGGAAACTCGCCGTCAACATGGTGCCCTTCCCACGTCTCCACTTCTTCATGCCAGGATTCGCTCCTCTGACAGCAAGAGGGTGAGTACTGCTTTAACAATACTGAGGGCGATGATAATGATAGTAGTTAGGTTTGATTTGACTTTGTTTTAAggcagaaaaaacaaattcatcaTGAAGGAAACAGAAATCTCGTTAATACAGTCCTGTTGACACTAAAACATATTCATCTTGAACCGTTTTCATACCAAGGCCGTTGGAATTAGCAACCCAGGGCCATTATCCAGGCCAggcgttaagaaaaaaaaaaggatagcgAGGGGAGAGGAAGACGTATACCAGGGTAAACTTTCTGTGAGCCTAAGGCTAAAGCTCCACAAACAGATATGTAGATGTTTCACGAACACTTTCATTTCTAGGGTGTTAACTTTTTCATGCTTCAGCTATGTCAACCAAGACTTTTCATATGTTCTGTAACAAAACTTAATTATAGAGAAAAGAATCATCTTTTTGAACACAGTCTTTGCCTTTCCAGGTCCCAGCAGTACAGACCACTCACCGTCCCAGAGTTAACTTCTCAGATGTTCGACGCCAAGAACATGATGGCCGCCTGCGACCCCCGCCACGGCAGGTACCTGACGGTGGCCACCGTGTTCCGAGGGCGCATGTCCATGAAGGAGGTGGACGAACAGATGCTGAGCGTCCAGAACAAGAACTCCTCCTACTTCGTCGAGTGGATTCCAAACAACGTCAAGACCGCCGTCTGCGACATCCCGCCCAGAGGAATGAAGATGGCAGCAACCTTCATCGGAAACTCGACTGCTATTCAGGATCTGTTCAAGGTGAGTGTTATTGGTGCTAATGAAGGTACAGACTGACTGTTTTCCTCCCCGTTACTTATAAAGGTACAGAGTGACCCTTGTCTACTCAGTGCACATGAAGGTACGAAGTGGCTCTTGCTCAAGTCGCGTTTAAAATGTACTTGACTGACTTATTCTTGTTTAATAAGTTTGTGAAGGCACTTTGCAGAATGTCTCTTATCTAGCTATTGCTTATGAAGGTACAAAGTGATTTGTTGAGTTAATGCTAATTACTATTCTGACTGGCCATTGTCTACTTTGGGGTTATGAATGCACAGAATGACCCTTGTCCTTTGTAGCATACTTATGAAAATAGGGGTTGACTGATTGGTGCTTATGAGGGCACAGACTCATCTCTACCTCACAGCTGCTGGTGGAGCTACAGAACGACCTTGTCTAATTTAGTATAGAGAATGAGCCTTATTGGAGATGTGCTTATTCAGTCCTTTTACCATTCAAAAAGGACATATGCTTCCTTCTCTTTGATGCTTGCAAATACGCTGAAGCTATTCGTCTAGCCACAGCTGCTGCCGAATCTCGTCTAGTTATTACTTATGACGGTAACGACTGACTCTTTTAACAGGTACTTTGAAGATTCATAATGTCCTTTCTCGTAGTTGTTTGTGGAAAGACTTACTTGTGCCTTTAAAAACACAGGAGCCATCACCAAATTCCAAAAGTGTATCAACGTAACCTGACCGAAGCTGCCGAAGTAATCCTGTGGTTAAAAATCCAGAAATGAAAATGGACAGACAGATTATGTAAAGTCACAGGGGTTTGACGGcccccgtaggtgggtagtgccgtcagtgcacctcgtgcggtgcaatgtaagcattacttaaggttctttgctgcagcCCCTCGGCCCCagctgcaccccctttcattccttttactgcacctccattcatattcccttccTTCCATCTCACTGCCTGAGCTCTCGTAACCAtggattcatagtacaactgctttgaggttttcctcctgttacacctttcaaagcttttcactgtccatttccgtttcactgaatggtcttagttgccccagtgcttggcatatatgccaaaagtctataaaccaatcaatcaatcacaagGAATTGCCGTTACAAGTTGACAGACCGACATACTGATATTTGGAACAATCTTGTGCCCCTGTGAAATGCTTCCTTGAAGGTGCCAGCagatattattgtataattattttgttcatgGTTGTTGATACTGTAAGTTCACTTGTCATCATATGACTTAAGTATCAGTATTACATGTGGCATTTTGAATCAGTGACCCTGCTTAATATAACGCCAAAATATACTTAGCAGTAAATGAAGCTACTTCCTTCCCCTGCGTgctgtatacaaaacataatttcccattttcttcttTGTAATCTAAGCCACATGGTGTTAAGCTGCCTGGACTGGTGTCTCCTGGAATCGTAAAAGAATTAATCTATAATTTTCCCGAGATACTCATTGTCTAAAAATTCCGCTCAGCTTTTAATGGCATCgtgtttacttctcttctttctcGTTTTGCAGCGAATCTCAGAGCAATTCACCGCTATGTTCCGGCGAAAGGCTTTCCTCCACTGGTACACGGGCGAGGGAATGGACGAAATGGAGTTCACCGAGGCAGAGTCCAACATGAACGACTTGGTATCAGAGTACCAGCAGTACCAGGAGGCCACAGCAGACGAAGAATATGAAGACGAAGAGGAATACGCCGAAGGAGAGTACGTCGACAACTactaaaggaagaagaagactaacTGAGCCTTGAGTACCTCCCCAAAACATGACCAAGAACAAAGGATTAATACTTTACTCCTCCGTTgaagtttttcctttttaaagaaaGAATTTGTTACTGTGTAACTTATTCTGAAGTTAAGGGTCATGTTTCTTGCACTTCTTAAAACTTtagacataaaataaacaaaaagaaatactAATTGGCAAGCCTACTTCCAAGCTATTTCACGCCGTTATgaaattatttaaggttcttaGTACTACGAATGCCTTTTATTATAAGAGTACTTTTACTTATTTCCATTGTTGTACCATTTCTTTAGTACTGTTCCCGTGAAATCTTTTCTGTAAGTCTAACTGTTCCTTGTTAAGTGAGAAGACGATTACAGGTGTTGGATGTTATTCTGATATTATCTCGGTGATATCCCAGTCATGAACAGCTCCTTCATAGATGGCGTCCTTATCCCGGTTACTTCTGTCTGTATTGTATTCCAGCACTGAACAGCTTCTCTCAAATACTGCCGGAATGATAACTAGCAGGGATGGGATATTATCCCATCTATGTCCCATCTTTAAACAGATTCTTTCAAGATGGCTTCTCCTTTTGCGGCTAGATATCGGTTTTTAGGGCATTTGATGAATCAAAGGGCTCTTTCATAATATTTCCACAGTGCCTAGAAGTTAACATTAACTACCATTATATTTGCTGTGTAGCAGAGATCTAACGATGAAACTTGTGCCTTATTGTCTGTTTCACTTCATCTGGTCGAATCTCAGTTTAAACATTGaaaaccatcatatatatatattatacattgtacAGGTAAGGTTTTATGCATAAACCTATTTGCTTTTTACCCTGATAACACTTGTGAGATGCCATCTACTAGATTTATAGCTCTTTAGAGATAATCGAATATGGAACTTCGTGATCCTAAGACAATAACatatcaaaagaaatatttatttatttaaaagtagATAGGTTTAAAgttatatgaaaatttaaaagcaataataaaccgACTTAGGCATTAAGGCTTCTTATGTTATGTGAAACAATACCAGAAAAAGGTTCTAGGCTTTTTCCGTGAAAAAGCTTGGCAGAGAGAATCCGGCGGTCCTTATTACGCCTGTTCCCCTCCCCCCACGCAAGTGTCTTGAAGCATAGGTTTTAAGCAACAACGAAGCTAAGAGCTATTTTGAACGTTCGACCTCTTTCCAAAGGATAGTCCTAGACTCACTGCCAATTGGCTTATTCTTCTCTCTTCCACAACCCGCCTCTCGTAGTTATTCACTCGTTTCGTCTTTCCCGATGCTATGTTTTCTTCCATATGTAAACACTACGTAACTTTTTTAAATTGTTCCTTTGCTGCAAATGTTGTCGACACTTGATTCATTAAGGAGCTTTTCATTCTACGGTCAAAGCAGCCTCCTGTTTTGTAGAGTAAAATTGACGTCCAATAAAAGAGAACTGagttatcagcaattttatttattccttacaGTGTGGTAGTCATATAGAATTCCAtttgttttgtgtatgtgtgtgatatatatgtgtgtgtgtttttacagaAATTGGGCTTTGTTCCTAATGGTAGAGT contains:
- the LOC135215950 gene encoding tubulin beta chain-like isoform X3, translated to MDSVRSGPFGQLFKPDNFVFGQSGAGNNWAKGHYTEGAELVDSVIEMVRKEAENCDCLQGFQLTHSLGGGTGSGMGTLLISKIREEYPDRIMNTFSVMPSPKVSDTVVEPYNATLSVHQLVENTDETYCIDNEALYDICFRTLKLTTPTYGDLNHLVSLTMSGVTTCLRFPGQLNADLRKLAVNMVPFPRLHFFMPGFAPLTARGSQQYRPLTVPELTSQMFDAKNMMAACDPRHGRYLTVATVFRGRMSMKEVDEQMLSVQNKNSSYFVEWIPNNVKTAVCDIPPRGMKMAATFIGNSTAIQDLFKRISEQFTAMFRRKAFLHWYTGEGMDEMEFTEAESNMNDLVSEYQQYQEATADEEYEDEEEYAEGEYVDNY
- the LOC135215950 gene encoding tubulin beta chain-like isoform X2, giving the protein MREIVHIQAGQCGNQIGSKFWEVISDEHGIDPNGIYTGQHEIQLERINVYYNEATGGKYVPRAILVDLEPGTMDSVRSGPFGQLFKPDNFVFGQSGAGNNWAKGHYTEGAELVDSVIEMVRKEAENCDCLQGFQLTHSLGGGTGSGMGTLLISKIREEYPDRIMNTFSVMPSPKVSDTVVEPYNATLSVHQLVENTDETYCIDNEALYDICFRTLKLTTPTYGDLNHLVSLTMSGVTTCLRFPGQLNADLRKLAVNMVPFPRLHFFMPGFAPLTARGSQQYRPLTVPELTSQMFDAKNMMAACDPRHGRYLTVATVFRGRMSMKEVDEQMLSVQNKNSSYFVEWIPNNVKTAVCDIPPRGMKMAATFIGNSTAIQDLFKRISEQFTAMFRRKAFLHWYTGEGMDEMEFTEAESNMNDLVSEYQQYQEATADEEYEDEEEYAEGEYVDNY
- the LOC135215950 gene encoding tubulin beta chain-like isoform X1, coding for MREIVHIQAGQCGNQIGSKFWEVISDEHGIDPNGIYTGQHEIQLERINVYYNEATGYTGTGGKYVPRAILVDLEPGTMDSVRSGPFGQLFKPDNFVFGQSGAGNNWAKGHYTEGAELVDSVIEMVRKEAENCDCLQGFQLTHSLGGGTGSGMGTLLISKIREEYPDRIMNTFSVMPSPKVSDTVVEPYNATLSVHQLVENTDETYCIDNEALYDICFRTLKLTTPTYGDLNHLVSLTMSGVTTCLRFPGQLNADLRKLAVNMVPFPRLHFFMPGFAPLTARGSQQYRPLTVPELTSQMFDAKNMMAACDPRHGRYLTVATVFRGRMSMKEVDEQMLSVQNKNSSYFVEWIPNNVKTAVCDIPPRGMKMAATFIGNSTAIQDLFKRISEQFTAMFRRKAFLHWYTGEGMDEMEFTEAESNMNDLVSEYQQYQEATADEEYEDEEEYAEGEYVDNY